The DNA sequence ATTTGAATCAATGATAAGATAGTTAAATGTCAGTATTCATCATTATTGTCAAACTGCCATCCTTGAGACTGTAGTCATAGCTAAACTGCTGCTCACAGTCTATGAGAGTATTTGTGTCTCATTCTCAACTATCCGTACCTGATAAATATTTATGGCATAAGGCCATCTGATTAAACTGTAACCTTTTTCATATAATTGagtttatcttttcacttttaatgtgatttgtatttcttttttctgtgaatCATCCATTGATGCTTTCATATATTTCATTCAATCATTGATCTTTTCCATACTTATTTTTATGATTGGTtacattctaaagaaaatatCCCTTTTATTattgtgtgtgtacatgttaTCTTTCTGCCTGGtggtatgtttttaatttttgtatagtaTGTAGAATGCTTTTGGCAggtaaaatgttttcctttcatttaacatgtaattttttttgctttcaaaaaGACTGTTCATACCAAAATATTcttcaacttaatttttaaaacatttttgatatTGTATATTGTACATTAAAACTTTTGCTTCATCTGGATTTTATTTGATATAGGAATTAAAGAGGGATagaattttaattgattttctaaaattcaggttttttttttaatagtgtgtAATTTTCTTAGTGCCATTGACTTAAAATCCTGACTATTATATTCTAACCTCCAATATGTGTTTGAATCTGATTCAGgactcagttctgttccattgatctctttaTTCATGTCCCAGTTGATATGCAATATAATTGCttttatatataacacattttgatATGTGATAAGACTAACAGTCCCACATTACTATTCTCTTGCAGAATTATGCATAGTCTTGCATATGTGTATTTCCAAATCAAGTGTAAAATGAAATCGTAAGTTTacatttaaataagataaataagtttaacattaaaataagttTCCAATGAAGTTAAAATAAGTGAGCATGGTTTAGTTATAAAAGAAAAGccagttattatttttaagaagattcaATTTAGTAAGATGAATTTAGGAAGAATTTAGAGCTTTTGACTACTAAGGACTGTTATCCATGAGTGGCTCTTTTCATTCAACAGGTCATCTTTCACGCCCTTGGGTAGTGCTTCCATTTTCTGCCGGTGCCGCACATCCCTTCTAGATATCTGCTGTCCTTATTCCATGGCCCCTGAAATGCTGCTTGGCACTTTTGCTGTAAGAAAAAAACATCTCTTTCAGGAAGTGCCTGATTTATGCTTTGCTGAGCATCTGTGTGGCCATCTGCAGAGCCCTGTACTGTAAAATCATCACGAGTGACAGGGATATGGCTTCCTCTTTCAGGTGACATGTGCTAGAGGCTTTGTCCTTGCAACCATTCAGGTCCTCTTCACAGTGTGGCTGCCTGTGTGTGGCTCCACAGTGTGGCTGCCTGTGtgtaaaaaatcattttacacTTGATTTGGAAATACACATATGCATTTGTGCATGACGTAAACCTTTGCCTGAAACTCATCTGCATGGGCATTCATACCCTTGGTCTCTTTGTTGCTGTCAACCGTGGGTTCATCTGCCCGTGAACATTTTCCTCTTGATGGTCTCCTAGCTGGTCTTCATGTGCTCACTGAGGACCTGTAGCTTGGAGGGGAGACACAAAGCTGTGTCCACCTGTGTCTCTCACATCACTGTGGTGGTCTTAGGATTGCATCctgaatatttgtatatttgcaCCCAATCACCACCTTCTTCACTGATCAAGCTGTGGCTGTGTTGTATCATGGTAACTCCCTTGTTAAACTTAAACGTACACACTCAGAAATTTGAAGATGAAAAATGCCATGGGGAAGTTATGGGGTAGAAAAGGTAACTTAGAGAGTTAGCCACcactttataatataaatttgtctattaaatgaaaaagagaaaagaagagaattcCTATGGTACAGAAGCCCACAAACACCATTTGTCCAAGGTATGTTTATTTTGCCATATAGGCACTGTGAGGAAAGTTTCAGGGAGGAAATTATTTATCATTGTAAAAATATCCTACTTAGATTTATGTATTACCCAATTGATGGTCAAAGTTCAATGTAGAGTGAGAATTAGAGATCTTGTAAAATGCAGATTGTCAGGACACAGCTCTTGAGATCTGAATTTATTAGCTTAGTTGTTGGGTGCCATACCTACTTTCTAAACACGTGAATGTTATGCCAATAATATGTGCGTATACTCTAGCCACTGTGCTGTAGTTTATGTTGACATCTGCACCTATTAATAAAggcaacttattttttaaatgtagtttttttattgcagtaaaatacaaataacaaaaattgcatttttatccatttgtaagtgtatagttcagtggcattgagCCTATTCACATCCTCATGATGGTTAATTAAGTTAATTGATGTTTGTAATGCAAGCACCagcaccatccatctccagagcttTTTCATCTTCCCGAACTGAAATTCCACGCTCATTACACATTAATTCCGCAttccctctctctgggccttaggCAGCCAGCATTCTGTTTTCTTATTGCCTATGAATTTGGCTGCTTTAAGTACCTCTATGTGTATGGAATCATgcgatatttgtctttttgtgactgtctTATTTCATAGGCATAGTGAATTGTAGGATATGTACGTTTTAGCACCTGTCagggtttccttcctttttaagggtgaataataatccattgtgtgcTTGTGCCTCATTGTGTTCGTACATTTATCCGTCATACACACTTTGGCTGCTTCTACTTTCTGGCTATCGTGAATAACACTGCCATGAAAATGGGTATGGAAATACCTGTTTGAGACTGTGATGTccattattttgtgtatatacccCAAGGTGGAATTGTGCGTCATATAGTAATTTTTTGCTTAATGGTTTAGGAAGTACCATAACATTTTCCATAGCAGCTACATGAATGTACATTCCCGCCAGCAATGCACAGCTGCTCCGATTTCTCCACTGTCTCGCATGTGTTACAGTTCTTACACTGTGGTCGTAGCTCTCCTGTTGGATGTGACATGGTATTGCATTATGGTTTTGAcatgcatttccctaatgattagtgacacacgcatcttttcacgtgcttatagGGCAtcacatgtcttctttggagaaatgtctcttgaAGTCCgttgtccatttttaatcaggatggtgtttattttgtgtgtgcgTTTTTAAgatgtgtaagttctttatgtgttCTGGATACTAACACATTATCAAATAAATCAATTGCAGATACTTTCTCTCATTTGTGGGACGCCTTTTCTCtctgttgatagtgtcctttgatgtacaAAGGTTCTTAAATTTGATACAgtgtaatttatgtattttttcttttctttcctgtggtTTTGGTGTCTTACCCACGAAATCATTaccaaatccaaagtcatgaagttttcttctaagaggtTCATAGTTGCAGGTGGTGGGTTAGGTCTCTGAATCactttgagtcaatttttgtgtatggtgtatgttGTTaagggttcagtttcattctttcgcatgtggaCATCCAGTTTCACAGTACTGTTTTTTGAATCATCTGTCCCTTCCCAATGAATGCTCTTGTCACCTACTGCAAATCAACTGAACACAAAggcaagggtttatttctaggatctgtattttattccattgttgtgtctgtctttatgccaatattacactgttttgattaccatagctttgtagttAGTGTTAGAACCAGGAGGTCCTcccactgtttgtttgtttccccagGATTATTTTGGCTGCTTGGAGTGACTTGGGTTTCCAcctgaattttaggatggatttttctattctgcaaaacatttttttttaattttgataggaATTCCATTGAATCTGTAGCTCACTTTAGGTAGCACTGACAGCAACATGACCCATGTAAGTTCATGAATGTCTTTCCTCCCTTTTATGTGTGTCTTACAGAATATCTTTCAGCAACTCTGTGTAGTTTTTCAGTGTAGAAGACTTCCGTCTCCTTGTTTGAgcttattcttaagtattttggTCTTTTTGATGCTCTAGTAAACAAAATTTTTACTTAATCCTCTGTGGATTATTAAATGGAAGCACAGAAATTCCATAtgttttcatgattaaaaaaaacaaacacaaacctcTCAACAAATGGGTAGAGAAGGGATGTacgtcaacataataaaggccatatgtgacagATCCACAACTCAcatcacactcagcagggaaagGTTGAAAGCTTGCCCAGGATAATCAAGAAAAAGATCAGAGTACCCATGCTCCCCACTGCATTTCACAATAGCACTGAAATAAAAATCCCTATGAAATTTTTAGCCTTTTCTACATATAGGTCATGCCATCAGCGAAGTGAGAACAAATTACTTAGAATGGTTGCTTAATTTTACTACCTGTAACAGTGCTTCTGTTGGTAGCTGCTGTCTATCCTGTGGATCAGCTTAAGTATCACCTCTGAAGAAAGGCCTTGCCCTATGTCCTTCTCCATAGCAGAATTCTGCCCGAGGACCCTGTTTGCTCTATTATTAGCCATAATGAAGATTATAATTAGTTTATCAAATCATCCCCTTATGCACTGTCTGACTCTGTTGTGAGAAGGTTCCTGCAGGAAGGACCTTGTATGTGATTTTTCACCTGTCATTAATTGCTGTATCATCACTTGTAACACATTTCCTGGCATTATATAGGTTctccatataaaaaaaaatgctaaaaaacaaaaacaaaacaagaacttgCATAGACATTACATTTaaatttgtgaatatttaaaatacgTAACCACACTTCTAGGCAGAGTAAATTGAGGAGGAAAAACTTACTTTGAGAAGTGGAGCAATAAATGATAATATAATCTCTACCAGAACAAAATGGGCTGAAATTTTATTCTCGACTGGCAGAGGTCTGATAATGgcttgaaaagtatttttttccccgTTTTATATCTTTTAGCCCTTAACTATGTGATTTAGTTTAGTATTATCTTTACATTTAGATGTACTTTCAAATTTTTGTGAAATTCCCAGGGAATACAATTAAGCAAGAATCAGTTTTGGACACTTTCCAACTCTAGGACTCCATGATAAATGCTATTAGAAGGGATGAAATGTCTCCTTATCTTTGACCCTGTAGGGAAGAAGATGCTATCCTCTTAAGGACTGATAAAATTTTCAGGAGGTTCTTCATAGGTTTAAATCATTACCTGAGAGAAAAGATGAGTCTCTCTTAAAATTTCAAGTCAACTATTTTTGTCAAACCAATACCATAGAATAAGAAGGACTAATGAACTGAATGGTGTTTTCTGTTTAGAAATTAGTAGCAAAGTAGTTACTTGAGAAATCTGCCTGGGAAAACACTGGTGGCTGTCTCCTTGTGAAAGGATAggatttcctcatcttttttgATATATTATCCTAATGTGATAAACTTTGTTTTGCTGTGCCGTCTGTGGAATTCCTATGGAGTAGTCTACAgtgcaaataaaagcaaaatctaaATAACCAGAAGACTCCATGGAGAAAATGGATAGGCATtcgaatgaaataaaatatatcctcAAGTAACAATGCAGATTTTTGTCCTCTCTGGTCAAACTGGATGACAGAAGAATTCCAGGTCCCTGTAAATGAGTAAAAAGTATTCCTTCAGATTGCGGATATGACTACACAAGGTAAAATTAATAGTAAATAGTGGAAACCAGGCTTTGCTATTCTGTGACTATTCTTATCATGTAAAAATTAGATCACTTTGGGATAATGTAAAAACTACTTCAAATAGTAGTTTTATCAGTTagggtgaccttgggaaaattaacTAGATGTTCAGAGTCTCAGTTTGTTCAACTGTGGAATGGGGATTACAGTTTCTGTTACTGTAAATACGAAATGTGATTCATTAAATTGTGAGTGCGTGATTGGAATCCACTGTAGATGTTGTGAGTGGTGCAATGATCAGATCAGAATCAGATTTAAAAAGGATCATTTGGGCTGCGTTAGGAAAGCGAATTGGTGGAGGCAAGAGTGAAAGGGAAGGGACATTGCGGGTGACTAATGCCATTGTCcagaagtggggagggaagggaaatgaCCAAGTGTGTGATATATTTTAAAGGGGGTTAATAAGATTTGTCAAAGGTATCAATATGTGACACAGCAAGAAAGGCATGAAAGGCAGGGTGATATTTCCTGTCTGAGTAATGACTTGGAAGGTGGTACCATTTAGTGAGGTGGGAAACACCTATATTTGtggctgaaaattaaaaatttagttttgtaAGTTCTGAATTAATATCCAGTTGGAGATGTTTAGAGTTGGAGATGCTGCATATACgaagtttaaaaattaagggaGAGACCCAACATGGGAATGGTTCCACATTTATTGGTCAGGAAAAGGGGGTATATTCTATCAAAGACCCTAAGAAAGAGGTCTCAGTGAGGGAATAGGCAATCCAGGGAAGTGACCTTCCATTCCTAGTTTGATCCACTTACTTTGAACATGTCAATTACCCTAAATGGATCTCAAGTATTTCACTTTTGTGACTTTGTAACCTGTGCACCTTTGCATGGAATTCCGTGTCCTCTTGTCCTTCCACTTCTCCTTTAAAACTCAGGAAGCATTGCtttctctgggaagccttcttTGATTGCTGTTTGGTTGATACATTCCTACCCCTGACCTTTGCACTGTTTGACTATTTTTATATTGGCACTTATTTCATTGATGATTATTTTGTATGCTATCACTGAATGTAGGAAACCATGACTTGTTCAACTTGGAAATCACATCTGTGACAAAAAGAGATACtctggccttctttttttttttttttaagattttatttatttacttgacagagagacagccagcgagagagggaacacaagcagggggcagtgagagaggaagaagcaggctcccaacggatcagggagcctgatgcgggcttgatcccaggaccctgggattacatcctgagccaaaggcagacccttaactactgagccacccaggcacccctgtccacAATCTTTTAattgaatgaatcaataaaagaTTAATCTTATAATGCATTTAAAGGTTTTCTCCCCTGTTTTGTAGATCACCTGGTATTAATATGAGAACTCACTCCTATCCAGACTAAATGGACCCAAGAAACAATGTAACTTACTTTGTCCTCTTGGGCCTCACCCAGGATCCAAAGGAACAGAAGGTCCTTTTTGTTATGTTCTTGCTCTTCTATATTTTGACTGTGGTGGGAAACCTGCTCATTGTGGTGACTATAGCTGTCAGTAGGACCCTGGGCTCACCTATGTACTTGTTTCTTGCTAACTTATCTTTTATGGATGTCACTTATTCCTCTTGCATTTGCCCCAGATTGATTTCACACTTGTTGTTGGGGGAAAATACCATATCCTTCCAATCTTGTATGACTCAGCTATTTACAGAGCACTTTTTTGGTGGATCAGAGGTCTTTCTTCTGCTGGtaatggcctatgaccgctatgtggccatctgtaaacCCTTGCATTATTTGATGATCATGAGGCAGTGGGTGTGTGTTGTGCTGCTGGTAGTATCCTGGGTCGGAGGTTTTCTGCATTCAGTAATTCAAGTTAGCACTATTTATGGGCTCCCATTCTGTGGCCCCAATATCATTGATCATTTTTCCTGTGACATGTACCCGTTATTGCAATTGGTCTGTACTGATACATATGTCATTGGCCTGTTAGTTGTGGCCAATGGAGGACTGATCTGCACTATTGTGTTTGTGCTCTTGCTCACCTCTTATGGTGTCATCTTGCACTCTCTAAAGAACCTTAGTCCGGAAGGGAGGCGGAAAGCCCTCCAGACCTGTGGTTCCCACATCACTGTGGTGGTCTTCTTCTTTGTTCCATGTATTTTCATGTATTCAAGACCTGCTAAGACCTTCCCCATTGACAAATCATTGAGTGTGTTTTTTACAGTCATAACCCCAATGCTGAACCCACTGATCTACACTCTGAGAAATTCTGAGATGTCAAATGCTATGAAGCAGCTCTGGGGAAGAAGTGTCACATGAAGTAGTAAATGAGTGCATCGTCCATCATGACAAAAGCAATTTAACGTTAGTGCCAATCTCCTCCAATGTTAAAGTGCATTTTACTGTAAATGCATTTACGGTCAGAGTCAATAAATTATGTGCAAAGAAACAGTCAATGAAATATATATAGAGTTACACTAATTCATAATGAATTGCTGCATTTTTGTTACTCTTAGtctcattcataatttcatttctGGTCAGTTTCTTgtctttaatattcatttttttcattttaaaaacatttcttgctGTACAGACTATcttctgtatttaatttcttttcatatgAAATTTTTTTGTGTAACATTTTACCCTTTAagatatatttgagaaaatagtagataataataaatattaaaaattgaatcCTTACAAAGTGGAAATGGTGTGGAATGAATATCTTACCTGTCCCTCACCAGAGTCTCCCTGTTCTTCTATATGCATCATTATACTAAGATTGTTATGGTTTGTGAGATTGTTCAATTAATAATCTTtggtaataaaatattattttcatgtttgtgtctttgtgtctgtGTATAAATTTTGCATTTACTACTCAGCCTCCTGAAGATTTTTCTGTACCAGTCTACAGATGTAACTCATTCTTAGTTTCCTCCTATTGCCTAAAACTTCTTTATAAAGATATAGGTAAATTAGTGTTTCCGGTCCTTGTGATGTTTTCCTGAATCTTTTTCTATGATCTATGACTCTGAAGTGAagtctttttgaaattttctcaGTATGAGTTTTTAGCAGTGCAATTGTTAGATCGATTGGTAGGTGTATTTAAAATTGTTGATGTTCATAGTTATTGCCCAAATGCCATCCATGAGTTTGTACCAAACTACGCTACTTCCCTCAGTTTGGAAAATATGTTTGTGCACATTCCTAACAACCAGTTCTTATGGAATATTTTTGGTATTTGAGAATCAGATTGTTAAAGAAATGgtatttcatttgtttactttaattgaaattcaataaatataatcgaatttctttcatatttttaaaatgatttgtatttatcttttgtGAATTATCTATTGTTGATTTTTACCTGTTTTGATTGTTGATCTTTTCCATACGAATTTTTATGATTTAATCATACAGTAACAAGTAATCCCTTTCACCATTGTGTAAGTATTATTTTTCTAGCCTATGATTTAGTTTGGATGtttttatattcagaatatttttgaccatgtagaaatatttttacatatgcaTAGTCAAATCTATTAATACTTTCTTTGACTTTTGTATCTTGCTCAGAAAGACTTCCCTCATTCAATGTTAGAAAATATTCTTCCACATGTTTTCCAACGTTTAATTGTTTAattgttttgtggttttatattttatgttaaatttttgATCCATCCACATTTTGATGTAAGGACTGAATAAaggattaaattttatttagttttctatGTGGGCAATTGTAGAAATGTATACTTATTTTTCCCCACTTCTTTGATATCCTAAGtttatattctaaaatacagCATATGCTTGGATCAAATTCAGGCCTCTGTTATTTTccgtttatttttattttttgttcatcaAAGTGTCTATTCATCAGACACTGATATCTGATAAGCCAAGTACTTCTTACTATTCCTTATCAGAACTATGTctattctttcatatttatgtttgaaaataaaattttaataggcTACTCTAGCAAAAACTAtgtttagttaatatttttagtATGATTTGATTTAGGAAGAGTTAATATCTTTAGAGAattgagaattctttttttttttttaaagattttatttatttattcgacagagatagagacagccagcgagagagggaacacaagcagggggagtggaagaggaagaagcaggctcatagcagaggagcctgatgtggggctctatcccataatgccgggatcacgccctgagccgaaggcagacgcttaaccgctgtgccacccaggcgcccctagagaatTGAGAATTCTTATCCAAAAATTGGGTAGGCTTTTTCACTTAAACTTTCTTTGATGTTCATATGTAGCTAGTATCTTTCTTTGTAAATTTAGTCTTTTCgagtaaatttattttatgttgttttgcaAATAGAATCTACTTTTCAAGTGTCTGTCGTTTCAATGTAGAAATTCTGCCTTTTTCCActtctacttttattattattttaaaaattatgtcaagctagccaccatacagtacatcattattttttgaggtagtgttccatgattcattagttgcatgtaacacccagtgctcatcacaacctgtgccctccttaatacccatcacctggctaccccatccctTCGCCTCTCTCCCTTCTGAAACACTCAGGGTGTTTCCCCAGATCCATAGTCtctcttggtttgcctccctctctgatatcccccccttcagttttcctttccttcccctattaTCCTCCATGCTagtccttatattccacatatgagtgaaaccatatgataattgtctttctc is a window from the Ursus arctos isolate Adak ecotype North America unplaced genomic scaffold, UrsArc2.0 scaffold_23, whole genome shotgun sequence genome containing:
- the LOC125282562 gene encoding olfactory receptor 4A47-like, which gives rise to MDPRNNVTYFVLLGLTQDPKEQKVLFVMFLLFYILTVVGNLLIVVTIAVSRTLGSPMYLFLANLSFMDVTYSSCICPRLISHLLLGENTISFQSCMTQLFTEHFFGGSEVFLLLVMAYDRYVAICKPLHYLMIMRQWVCVVLLVVSWVGGFLHSVIQVSTIYGLPFCGPNIIDHFSCDMYPLLQLVCTDTYVIGLLVVANGGLICTIVFVLLLTSYGVILHSLKNLSPEGRRKALQTCGSHITVVVFFFVPCIFMYSRPAKTFPIDKSLSVFFTVITPMLNPLIYTLRNSEMSNAMKQLWGRSVT